In one window of Eggerthella guodeyinii DNA:
- a CDS encoding PTS transporter subunit IIC, with product MASSVAAFFERKDIEITFQRYAIDALSAMAQGLFASLLIGTILSTVGDLSGWGFFNQVGTFAKSVAGPAMAIAIGYALRTPPLVLFSLAAVGYAANDVGGAGGPLAVLIIAVVAAEAGKAVSKETKVDIIVTPAVTILVGCGLALAAAPWIGALASSVGGFIMWATELQPFFMGVIVSVVIGIALTLPISSAAICAALGLTGLAGGAALAGCCAQMVGFAVLSFRENRWGGLLSQGLGTSMLQMGNIVKKPLVWVPAIVASAITGPLATCVFQISQNGPAVASGMGTCGLVGPIGVYTGWIAGMEAGAAAPGVFDWVGLVLVCFVLPALIAGAVGALMRKAGLIVEGDLKLEA from the coding sequence ATGGCATCATCGGTTGCAGCATTCTTCGAACGCAAGGACATCGAGATCACCTTCCAGCGCTACGCCATCGACGCGCTGTCGGCGATGGCGCAGGGGCTGTTCGCGTCGCTTCTGATCGGCACCATCCTGAGCACCGTCGGCGACCTGTCGGGATGGGGGTTCTTCAACCAGGTGGGCACGTTCGCCAAGAGCGTGGCGGGGCCGGCCATGGCCATCGCCATCGGATACGCGCTGCGCACCCCTCCCCTCGTGCTGTTCTCGCTGGCCGCCGTGGGCTACGCCGCCAACGACGTGGGCGGCGCCGGCGGGCCCTTGGCCGTGCTCATCATCGCCGTGGTGGCGGCCGAGGCGGGCAAGGCCGTGTCCAAGGAGACGAAGGTGGACATCATCGTCACGCCCGCGGTCACCATCCTCGTCGGATGCGGGCTCGCACTGGCGGCGGCGCCGTGGATCGGCGCGCTGGCCTCGTCCGTGGGCGGGTTCATCATGTGGGCCACCGAGCTGCAGCCGTTCTTCATGGGCGTCATCGTGTCGGTGGTCATCGGCATCGCGCTCACGCTGCCCATCTCGTCGGCGGCCATCTGCGCGGCGCTCGGGCTGACGGGGCTCGCGGGCGGCGCGGCGCTGGCCGGCTGCTGCGCGCAGATGGTCGGCTTCGCCGTGCTGAGCTTCCGCGAGAACCGCTGGGGCGGCCTGCTGTCCCAGGGGCTGGGAACCTCCATGCTGCAGATGGGCAACATCGTGAAGAAGCCGCTCGTCTGGGTGCCGGCCATCGTAGCTTCGGCCATCACCGGCCCGCTTGCCACCTGCGTGTTCCAGATCAGCCAGAACGGCCCCGCCGTGGCCTCGGGCATGGGCACGTGCGGGCTCGTGGGCCCCATCGGCGTGTACACCGGCTGGATCGCGGGCATGGAGGCCGGAGCGGCCGCCCCGGGCGTCTTCGACTGGGTCGGCCTCGTGCTGGTCTGCTTCGTGCTGCCCGCGCTCATCGCCGGGGCCGTGGGCGCGCTCATGCGCAAGGCCGGCCTCATCGTCGAAGGCGACCTGAAGCTGGAGGCGTAG
- a CDS encoding purine-nucleoside phosphorylase, whose amino-acid sequence MLERNVLDDNLTLSAYVLRQRLEGREPKIGLVLGSGLNPLANEIADAVSIPYVEVPRMKTSTAEGHVGRFVCGTLGGKCVLAMQGRLHAYEGNSAQEVAYPVWLMERLGVRTLITTNAAGALNPNYEVGDFCIMADQINFTGRNPIAAPDPANLSDRFFSMLDAFDPELRAIAHDVAAERGVRVQEGVYLGALGPSFETPAEIRMFRSWGADTVAMSVCEEVIAARHVGMRVLGISLVSNMGCGIEGASPTGLEVLDVAKTRETDFARLVTGIVEQL is encoded by the coding sequence ATGCTGGAGCGGAACGTTCTTGACGATAACCTGACCCTGTCGGCCTACGTGCTGCGGCAGCGGCTGGAAGGCCGCGAGCCGAAGATCGGCCTCGTGCTGGGATCGGGCCTCAACCCCCTGGCGAACGAGATCGCCGACGCGGTGAGCATCCCCTACGTGGAGGTGCCGCGCATGAAGACGAGCACGGCCGAAGGCCACGTGGGCCGCTTCGTCTGCGGCACGCTGGGCGGGAAGTGCGTGCTGGCCATGCAGGGCCGCCTGCACGCCTACGAGGGCAACAGCGCGCAGGAGGTGGCGTACCCCGTGTGGCTCATGGAGCGCCTCGGCGTGCGCACGCTCATCACCACGAACGCGGCGGGGGCGCTCAACCCGAACTACGAGGTGGGCGACTTCTGCATCATGGCCGACCAGATCAACTTCACGGGGCGCAACCCCATCGCGGCGCCCGACCCGGCGAACCTGTCCGACCGCTTCTTCTCCATGCTCGACGCGTTCGACCCCGAGCTGCGCGCCATCGCGCACGACGTGGCCGCCGAGCGCGGCGTGCGCGTGCAGGAGGGCGTGTACCTCGGGGCGCTCGGCCCCAGCTTCGAGACGCCGGCCGAGATCCGCATGTTCCGCTCATGGGGCGCCGACACGGTGGCCATGAGCGTATGCGAGGAGGTCATCGCCGCGCGGCACGTCGGCATGCGCGTGCTGGGCATCTCGCTCGTGTCGAACATGGGCTGCGGCATCGAGGGCGCGAGCCCCACCGGCCTCGAGGTGCTCGACGTGGCGAAGACGCGCGAGACGGACTTCGCCCGCCTCGTCACCGGCATCGTCGAGCAGCTGTAA
- a CDS encoding N5-glutamine methyltransferase family protein, translated as MANDIWTIQAALDWTVGYLERKGDENPRLSAQWLLSEATGLRRIELYANFEQPLSMEERDVLRAYVTRRGKGEPLQYITGEVGFRHITVQVRPGVLIPRPETEVLVSEALALLPAAPKRVAADSLRPDGDFGEQGAAQTADGDASPGEPGPEPAEPPELLVADLCTGSGCIACSVAYEHPLARVVATDIAPEAVALARDNVAALELSGRVDVLACDLGEGIDDALLGAFDLVVSNPPYVPTAVMDGIPREVAAFEPALALDGGADGLDVLRRLLPFCRRALKEGGGFAFELHETCLDEAARLAGDAGFADVRIVSDLAQRPRVLTGRKPLA; from the coding sequence GTGGCGAACGACATCTGGACCATTCAGGCCGCCCTCGATTGGACGGTGGGCTACCTCGAGCGCAAGGGCGACGAGAACCCGCGGCTGTCCGCGCAGTGGCTGCTGTCCGAGGCCACCGGCCTGCGGCGCATCGAGCTGTACGCGAACTTCGAGCAGCCTTTGTCGATGGAGGAGCGCGACGTGCTGCGCGCCTACGTCACGCGCCGCGGCAAGGGCGAGCCGCTGCAGTACATCACCGGCGAGGTGGGCTTCCGGCACATCACCGTGCAGGTGCGCCCCGGCGTGCTCATCCCGCGCCCCGAGACCGAAGTCCTCGTCAGCGAGGCGTTGGCCCTGCTGCCCGCCGCGCCGAAGCGGGTGGCCGCCGACTCCCTGCGTCCGGACGGCGACTTTGGGGAGCAGGGCGCCGCGCAGACGGCCGACGGGGACGCTTCCCCGGGCGAACCCGGGCCCGAGCCCGCCGAGCCTCCCGAGCTCCTCGTGGCCGACCTCTGCACCGGGTCCGGCTGCATCGCCTGCTCCGTGGCCTACGAGCACCCGCTCGCGCGTGTGGTGGCCACCGACATCGCCCCCGAAGCCGTCGCGCTCGCGCGCGACAACGTCGCGGCGCTCGAGCTGTCCGGGCGCGTCGACGTCCTCGCGTGCGATCTGGGGGAGGGCATCGACGACGCGCTCCTGGGCGCGTTCGACCTCGTCGTGTCCAACCCGCCGTACGTGCCCACGGCCGTCATGGACGGCATCCCGCGCGAGGTGGCCGCGTTCGAGCCCGCGCTCGCGCTCGACGGCGGCGCCGACGGCCTCGACGTGCTGCGCCGCCTGCTGCCGTTCTGCCGACGCGCCCTCAAGGAGGGCGGCGGCTTCGCCTTCGAGCTGCACGAGACGTGCCTGGACGAGGCCGCCCGCCTCGCCGGGGACGCCGGCTTCGCCGACGTGCGCATCGTCTCCGACCTCGCCCAACGCCCCCGCGTCCTCACGGGGCGCAAGCCGCTCGCGTAG
- the prfA gene encoding peptide chain release factor 1: MQDTDMREKLLKIIEAYEDVQAKMGDPAVLADQKEYNRLAKEYANQGPLAKKAREYVQAADDLAAAREMLADSDMREFAQEEIAEIEGQLPALEEDIKFMLIPADPADDKDIIVEIRAAAGGDEAALFAGDLYKMYERFAAAQGWKTETMDMSASEAGGFKEVQFKVKGDHVYSVMKFESGVHRVQRVPKTESQGRIHTSTATVAVLPEADEVEIDINDNDLRIDVYRAGGPGGQCVNTTDSAVRITHLPSGLVVQSQDQKSQLQNKIAAMAVLRARLYEKMLAEQQAAEGAKRLAQIGSGDRSEKIRTYNGPQDRVTDHRIGFNGTYNGVLLGDGLGDVITALQAADRAQKLEQAV, encoded by the coding sequence ATGCAAGATACCGATATGCGCGAGAAGCTGCTCAAGATCATCGAAGCCTACGAGGACGTGCAGGCGAAGATGGGCGATCCGGCCGTTCTCGCCGATCAGAAGGAATACAACCGCCTGGCCAAGGAATACGCCAACCAGGGCCCGCTCGCCAAGAAGGCGCGCGAGTACGTGCAGGCGGCCGACGACCTGGCCGCGGCGCGCGAGATGCTGGCCGACTCCGACATGCGCGAGTTCGCCCAGGAGGAGATCGCCGAGATCGAGGGTCAGCTGCCGGCGCTCGAAGAGGACATCAAGTTCATGCTCATCCCGGCCGACCCGGCCGACGACAAGGACATCATCGTGGAGATCCGCGCGGCCGCCGGCGGCGACGAGGCGGCCCTCTTCGCGGGCGACCTGTACAAGATGTACGAGCGGTTCGCGGCGGCGCAGGGTTGGAAGACCGAGACGATGGACATGTCGGCATCCGAGGCCGGCGGCTTCAAGGAAGTCCAGTTCAAGGTCAAGGGCGATCACGTGTACTCGGTCATGAAGTTCGAGAGCGGCGTGCATCGCGTGCAGCGCGTCCCGAAGACCGAGAGCCAGGGCCGCATCCACACGTCCACGGCGACGGTGGCCGTGCTGCCCGAAGCCGACGAGGTGGAGATCGACATCAACGACAACGACCTGCGCATCGACGTGTACCGCGCCGGCGGCCCGGGCGGCCAGTGCGTGAACACCACCGACTCGGCCGTGCGCATCACGCACCTGCCGAGCGGTCTGGTGGTGCAATCGCAGGACCAGAAGTCGCAGCTGCAGAACAAGATCGCGGCCATGGCCGTGCTCCGCGCGCGCCTGTACGAGAAGATGCTGGCCGAGCAGCAGGCCGCCGAGGGCGCCAAGCGCCTCGCGCAGATCGGCTCGGGCGACCGCAGCGAGAAGATCCGCACGTACAACGGCCCGCAGGACCGCGTGACCGACCACCGCATCGGCTTCAACGGCACGTACAACGGCGTGCTGCTGGGCGACGGCCTGGGCGACGTGATCACCGCGTTGCAGGCCGCCGACCGCGCGCAGAAGCTCGAGCAGGCCGTCTAG
- the trxB gene encoding thioredoxin-disulfide reductase, giving the protein MTEETVSNETSAACKTATTDDVIDVAVIGAGPAGLTAGLYAARAGLHAVLFERIAPGGQLAQTEHMENYPGFPEGANGFELAFAMKQQADRFGVSNVGEEVVSVDFTQNPKVLRTAFNEYRAKSVIIATGARPRKLGLELEEDLQGRGVSYCATCDGNFFRDKEVMVVGGGNTAAGDAIYLSRICKKVYLVHRRDKLRATAIYHKRLEDLPNVEFVWNAVPRKLVADEGKLAGVRLEMLETGEERDLPVDGLFVAVGTEPNTEFLGGALQLDETGYIVADESCTTEVPGVFAAGDVRTKFLHQVVTAVSDGAVCSEEAAEFLAI; this is encoded by the coding sequence ATGACCGAGGAAACCGTGAGCAACGAAACGTCCGCCGCGTGCAAGACGGCGACGACCGACGACGTCATCGACGTCGCCGTCATCGGGGCCGGCCCGGCCGGACTCACGGCGGGGCTGTACGCCGCGCGCGCCGGCCTGCACGCGGTGCTGTTCGAGCGCATCGCGCCGGGCGGCCAGCTGGCCCAGACCGAGCACATGGAGAACTACCCGGGCTTTCCCGAGGGCGCCAACGGCTTCGAGCTGGCCTTCGCCATGAAGCAGCAGGCCGACCGCTTCGGCGTGAGCAACGTGGGCGAAGAGGTGGTGTCGGTGGACTTCACCCAGAACCCGAAGGTGCTGAGGACGGCGTTCAACGAGTACCGCGCCAAGAGCGTGATCATCGCCACGGGCGCGCGCCCGCGCAAGCTGGGGCTCGAGCTCGAGGAGGACCTGCAGGGCCGCGGCGTGTCGTACTGCGCCACGTGCGACGGCAACTTCTTCCGCGACAAGGAGGTCATGGTGGTGGGCGGCGGCAACACGGCCGCGGGCGACGCCATCTACCTGTCGCGCATCTGCAAGAAGGTGTACCTCGTGCACCGCCGCGACAAGCTGCGCGCCACCGCCATCTACCACAAGCGCCTCGAGGACCTGCCGAACGTCGAGTTCGTCTGGAACGCGGTGCCCCGCAAGCTCGTGGCCGACGAGGGCAAGCTGGCCGGCGTGCGCCTCGAGATGCTCGAGACGGGCGAGGAGCGCGACCTGCCCGTGGACGGCCTGTTCGTGGCCGTGGGCACCGAGCCGAACACCGAGTTCCTGGGCGGCGCGCTGCAGCTCGACGAGACGGGCTACATCGTGGCCGACGAGTCGTGCACGACCGAGGTGCCCGGCGTGTTCGCGGCCGGCGACGTGCGCACGAAGTTCCTGCACCAGGTGGTGACCGCCGTGTCCGACGGCGCCGTCTGCTCCGAGGAGGCCGCCGAGTTCCTGGCGATCTAG
- the msrA gene encoding peptide-methionine (S)-S-oxide reductase MsrA: MHHANTAHTDEAASTDEGALDPAPPRTLYLAGGCFWGLEAYLKRLPGVRGTVAGYANGSTENPSYHDVCRWNTGHAETVAVTYDPRILPTDVLLDAFFEAIDPTTLDRQGNDRGTQYRTGIYWTDEADLPAIEASLLRQQARYASPIVTEVEPLDGFYPAEEYHQNYLDKNPGAYCHINLRDADAFAERMGLAEGKPCVQVDGLCEPLAPGEGATARAVEREDIPTPSVSKRAVRPHRGGDGADEAAGGDAAVDARIREAGYAAPSDDELRRTLTADQYRVTRMNATEPPFRNAYDRTFDPGIYVDVTSGEPLFASSDKFDAGCGWPAFSRPIAREVVTEHLDRTLGTYRTEVRSRAGDAHLGHVFTDGPAEAGGLRYCINSAALRFVPYSRMDAEGYGYLKPLVEQEFADAR, from the coding sequence ATGCATCACGCGAACACCGCTCACACCGACGAGGCCGCCTCGACCGACGAGGGAGCCCTCGATCCCGCGCCCCCGCGCACCCTGTATCTGGCCGGAGGCTGCTTCTGGGGGCTCGAAGCCTACTTGAAGCGCCTGCCGGGCGTGCGCGGCACCGTGGCAGGGTACGCGAACGGCTCGACCGAGAACCCCAGCTACCACGACGTGTGCCGCTGGAACACGGGCCACGCCGAGACCGTGGCCGTGACCTACGACCCGCGCATCCTGCCCACCGACGTGCTGCTGGACGCGTTCTTCGAGGCCATCGACCCCACGACGCTCGACCGCCAGGGCAACGACCGCGGCACGCAGTACCGCACGGGCATCTACTGGACCGACGAGGCCGACCTGCCCGCCATCGAGGCGTCGCTGCTGCGCCAGCAGGCGCGCTACGCGAGCCCCATCGTCACCGAGGTGGAGCCGCTCGACGGATTCTACCCCGCCGAGGAGTACCACCAGAACTACCTCGACAAGAACCCGGGCGCCTACTGCCACATCAACCTGCGCGACGCCGACGCGTTCGCCGAGCGCATGGGCCTCGCCGAGGGGAAGCCGTGCGTCCAGGTGGACGGGCTGTGCGAGCCGCTCGCGCCGGGCGAGGGCGCAACCGCGCGCGCCGTGGAGCGCGAGGACATCCCCACGCCGTCGGTGTCGAAACGCGCGGTTCGCCCGCACCGCGGAGGCGACGGCGCGGACGAGGCGGCCGGCGGCGACGCCGCCGTGGACGCCCGCATCCGCGAGGCCGGCTACGCCGCCCCCTCCGACGACGAGCTGCGCCGCACGCTGACGGCCGACCAATACCGCGTGACGCGGATGAACGCCACCGAGCCGCCGTTCCGCAACGCGTACGACCGCACGTTCGATCCGGGCATCTACGTGGACGTGACCAGCGGCGAGCCGCTGTTCGCCTCGTCGGACAAGTTCGACGCCGGATGCGGCTGGCCCGCGTTCTCGCGCCCCATCGCGCGCGAGGTGGTCACCGAGCACCTCGACCGCACGCTCGGCACCTACCGCACCGAGGTCCGCAGCCGCGCGGGCGACGCGCACCTCGGCCACGTGTTCACCGACGGCCCCGCCGAGGCGGGCGGCCTGCGCTACTGCATCAACAGCGCGGCCCTGCGCTTCGTGCCCTACTCCCGCATGGACGCCGAGGGCTACGGCTACCTCAAACCGCTCGTCGAGCAGGAGTTCGCCGACGCGCGCTGA
- a CDS encoding MATE family efflux transporter, translated as MITKGMFKEYLKYIVPTMITFTLSGVYSIIDGVFVGHAVGDAGLAGINVAFPLVAFIMAVGTGIGMGGGVISSIARGAGNAPKARRAMGTTLTMLAIAAVPIMALLLAFAEPICRLLGGQGETLAQAVAYTSVIAWGVPFQILVTGCTPLIRNQGNVAYAMAVQVFAGLMNVALDYVFVILLGMGTAGAAGATVISQASSFVLVLGFFLAKRNRIAWSDLRPDRRIALHALRLGLAPFGLTILPEATVVAINVNLSMYGGEQALAAYAVVSYTACVIQMLIQGVGDGSQPLISKHYGAGDADGVRRFRNTNYLITISLGVLGLAAMYLLRNQVPLLFGASAETAGLIAYALPIFSTAYVFYGFTHASTSYFYAVDDAKASSAIVYGEALLVVLIVFGAARLFGLDGIWLSVTAVQMVLSVAAGTLLRYRHRTRRAEPALEPAAGEAC; from the coding sequence ATGATTACCAAAGGCATGTTCAAAGAATATCTGAAGTACATCGTCCCGACGATGATCACGTTCACGCTGAGCGGCGTGTACAGCATCATCGACGGCGTGTTCGTGGGCCACGCGGTGGGCGACGCGGGCCTGGCCGGCATCAACGTGGCCTTCCCGCTCGTGGCGTTCATCATGGCCGTGGGCACGGGCATCGGCATGGGCGGCGGCGTGATCTCGTCCATCGCGCGCGGGGCGGGCAACGCCCCGAAAGCCCGGCGCGCCATGGGCACGACGCTCACGATGCTCGCGATCGCCGCCGTGCCCATCATGGCGCTGCTGCTCGCCTTCGCCGAGCCCATCTGCAGGTTGCTGGGCGGCCAGGGCGAGACGCTCGCGCAGGCCGTGGCGTACACGAGCGTCATCGCCTGGGGCGTGCCGTTCCAGATCCTCGTGACCGGCTGCACGCCGCTCATCCGCAACCAGGGGAACGTGGCCTACGCGATGGCCGTGCAGGTGTTCGCGGGCCTCATGAACGTGGCGCTTGACTACGTGTTCGTCATCCTGCTGGGCATGGGCACGGCGGGCGCGGCCGGCGCCACCGTCATCTCGCAGGCGTCGTCGTTCGTGCTGGTGCTGGGCTTCTTCCTCGCGAAGAGGAACCGCATCGCCTGGTCGGACCTGCGTCCCGACCGTCGCATCGCGCTCCATGCGCTGCGGCTGGGGCTCGCCCCGTTCGGCCTGACCATCCTGCCGGAGGCCACGGTGGTGGCCATCAACGTGAACCTGTCGATGTACGGCGGCGAGCAGGCGCTGGCGGCCTACGCGGTGGTGTCCTACACCGCCTGCGTCATCCAGATGCTCATCCAGGGCGTCGGCGACGGCTCGCAGCCGCTCATCAGCAAGCACTACGGGGCGGGCGACGCCGACGGTGTGCGCCGCTTCCGCAACACGAACTACCTGATCACCATCAGCCTGGGCGTGCTGGGGCTCGCGGCCATGTACCTGCTGCGCAATCAGGTGCCGCTGCTGTTCGGCGCGTCGGCCGAGACGGCGGGCCTCATCGCCTACGCGCTGCCCATCTTCTCCACGGCGTACGTGTTCTACGGGTTCACCCATGCGTCAACCTCGTACTTCTACGCGGTGGACGACGCGAAGGCGTCGAGCGCCATCGTGTACGGCGAGGCGCTGCTCGTCGTCCTCATCGTGTTCGGCGCGGCGCGCCTGTTCGGCCTCGACGGCATCTGGCTGTCGGTGACCGCCGTGCAGATGGTGCTGTCGGTGGCGGCCGGCACGCTGCTGCGCTACCGGCACCGGACGCGCCGGGCCGAGCCCGCGCTGGAGCCGGCGGCGGGCGAGGCGTGCTAG
- a CDS encoding MerR family transcriptional regulator, whose amino-acid sequence MGTPRLYDIKDAARYLGIAASTLRYWESEGLVQAGRSAANGYRQYSLHDLIEASEIAFYRELGVPVKELRGYRALSARGLDEALARTEDDVERRIAELEATRERLARQRALGAAADELERAGMRPGAPAIASLSAIDYDAAAPWKLLVEEPWRYGVLVFASDPDEVRESVVDAQAGDGAVLWRRTGAHDEATCRECLLKVSPTAEGSNARALFAEAARQGIEPYAVAGSYLLTASDADGRWDYHRAWVVGTR is encoded by the coding sequence ATGGGAACGCCACGCCTCTACGACATCAAGGACGCGGCCCGCTACCTGGGCATCGCCGCCTCCACGCTGCGCTACTGGGAAAGCGAGGGGCTCGTGCAGGCGGGGCGCAGCGCGGCCAACGGCTACCGCCAGTACTCGCTGCACGACCTCATCGAGGCGAGCGAGATCGCGTTCTACCGCGAGCTCGGCGTGCCCGTGAAGGAGCTGCGGGGCTACCGGGCGCTGTCGGCCCGCGGCCTCGACGAGGCGCTCGCCCGCACCGAGGACGACGTGGAGCGCCGCATCGCCGAGCTCGAGGCCACGCGCGAACGCCTCGCCCGCCAGCGCGCGCTGGGCGCGGCCGCCGACGAGCTCGAGCGCGCCGGCATGCGCCCCGGCGCCCCCGCCATCGCCAGCCTGAGCGCCATCGACTACGATGCCGCCGCGCCCTGGAAGCTGCTCGTGGAGGAGCCCTGGCGCTACGGCGTGCTCGTCTTCGCGAGCGACCCGGACGAGGTGCGCGAGTCGGTGGTGGACGCGCAGGCGGGCGACGGCGCCGTGCTATGGCGGCGCACGGGCGCGCACGACGAGGCGACGTGCCGGGAGTGCCTGCTCAAGGTGTCGCCTACGGCCGAGGGCAGCAACGCCCGCGCGCTGTTCGCCGAGGCGGCCCGCCAGGGCATCGAGCCGTACGCGGTGGCGGGCAGCTACCTGCTGACGGCATCGGACGCGGACGGCCGCTGGGACTACCACCGCGCGTGGGTCGTGGGAACGCGCTGA
- the trxA gene encoding thioredoxin, which produces MSEVVSSSEFQSKVLDAQGPVLVDFFATWCGPCKMLAPTLDEVATETAGKAAVYKLDIDQSPDIAQRYGVMSVPTLMVFENGQVKNQAVGVQPKQNILSMIG; this is translated from the coding sequence ATGAGCGAGGTCGTTTCTTCTTCTGAATTCCAGTCCAAGGTGCTCGACGCCCAGGGACCCGTGCTCGTGGACTTCTTCGCCACGTGGTGCGGACCGTGCAAGATGCTCGCGCCCACGCTCGACGAGGTCGCAACCGAGACGGCCGGCAAGGCCGCCGTGTACAAGCTCGACATCGACCAGAGCCCCGACATCGCCCAGCGCTACGGCGTGATGAGCGTGCCGACGCTCATGGTGTTCGAGAACGGCCAGGTGAAGAACCAGGCCGTGGGCGTGCAGCCGAAGCAGAACATCCTGTCGATGATCGGCTAG
- a CDS encoding patatin-like phospholipase family protein, with product MSASTEHASSPAPSAAPAASSARPTHTPAWRGHGTVQANLVLEGGAMRGQFTAGVLDFFMDQKLFCERVIGVSAGALCGYNYVAGEDGRTCYLNTKYCDDWRYLSMKSFVRTGNACGREFAFDEVPNRLEPFDYAGFDESPMQLIAVSSDLVTGEADYHPFADSLADLPYLIASSSMPLVSQIVDVDGKLLLDGGTCDSVPIVYSMLTGAKKHIVVLTQAADYVKGPNKLMAILRQRYALYPHYIERLQHRHYDYNRTYRALPRLHDAGELFLIRPPEPVCVGSMEKDADKLFALYEQGYAEAARTWPGLQAYLEA from the coding sequence ATGAGCGCATCGACCGAGCACGCATCCTCCCCCGCCCCCTCCGCCGCGCCCGCCGCCTCCTCCGCGCGGCCCACCCACACGCCCGCCTGGCGCGGCCACGGCACGGTGCAAGCGAACCTCGTGCTGGAAGGCGGCGCCATGCGCGGCCAGTTCACGGCCGGCGTGCTGGACTTCTTCATGGATCAGAAGCTGTTCTGCGAGCGCGTCATCGGCGTGTCGGCGGGCGCGCTGTGCGGCTACAACTACGTGGCCGGCGAGGACGGGCGCACGTGCTACCTCAACACGAAGTACTGCGACGACTGGCGCTACCTGTCCATGAAGAGCTTCGTGCGCACGGGCAACGCGTGCGGGCGCGAGTTCGCCTTCGACGAGGTGCCCAACCGCCTGGAGCCGTTCGACTACGCCGGGTTCGACGAGTCGCCCATGCAGCTGATCGCCGTGTCGAGCGACCTCGTCACGGGCGAGGCCGACTACCATCCCTTCGCCGACTCGCTGGCCGACCTGCCCTACCTCATCGCCTCGTCGTCCATGCCGCTCGTCAGCCAGATCGTGGACGTGGACGGCAAGCTGCTGCTCGACGGCGGCACCTGCGACAGCGTGCCCATCGTGTACTCGATGCTGACGGGCGCCAAGAAGCACATCGTCGTGCTCACCCAGGCGGCCGACTACGTGAAGGGGCCGAACAAGCTCATGGCCATCCTGCGCCAGCGCTACGCCCTGTACCCCCACTACATCGAGCGTTTGCAGCACCGCCACTACGACTACAACCGCACCTACCGCGCGCTGCCGCGCCTGCACGACGCCGGCGAGCTGTTCCTCATCAGGCCGCCCGAGCCGGTGTGCGTGGGCAGCATGGAGAAGGACGCCGACAAGCTGTTCGCGCTCTACGAGCAGGGCTACGCCGAGGCCGCCCGCACCTGGCCCGGCCTCCAGGCGTACCTGGAAGCGTAG